A genomic region of Limnochordia bacterium contains the following coding sequences:
- the argF gene encoding ornithine carbamoyltransferase, whose amino-acid sequence MENREVLIPNDEITESLRGRSFLRLYDFSPQELTRFLEVAQRLKKAQKMGQPHGLLAGKSLGMIFRKTSTRTRVSFEVGIYQLGGRGLYLNSDDIQLGRGESVYDTAMVLSRYLDGIMIRTFEQAEVDTLAQNATIPVINGLTDFCHPCQVLSDLFTIQEKRGRLQGLKLAYVGDGNNMAHSLMVGCSKMGVNVSIAYPPGYAPNAEVVEWAKATAQEHGSLVELTTNPYEGVAGADVIYTDVWTSMGQEAEEERRLRDFGKYQVNQKLVQSAKPDVMVMHCLPANRGQEITDEVMDGPNSIVFDQAENRLHAQKAIMALLMG is encoded by the coding sequence TTGGAAAACAGGGAAGTTCTAATTCCAAATGATGAGATTACAGAGAGTCTAAGGGGAAGGTCCTTTCTGCGGTTATATGACTTTTCCCCCCAGGAGCTTACACGCTTTCTTGAGGTAGCCCAAAGGTTAAAGAAAGCACAGAAGATGGGTCAACCCCATGGACTGCTGGCCGGCAAGTCCCTGGGGATGATCTTTCGGAAGACATCGACGAGAACCCGGGTTTCTTTTGAAGTAGGTATCTATCAACTTGGTGGGCGTGGTCTGTACCTAAACAGCGATGACATTCAGCTGGGCCGTGGCGAAAGTGTGTATGATACGGCGATGGTACTGTCCCGTTATCTAGATGGAATTATGATTCGGACCTTTGAGCAGGCGGAAGTAGATACTTTGGCACAGAACGCCACCATCCCGGTAATTAACGGTCTTACCGACTTCTGTCATCCCTGTCAGGTACTAAGTGATCTCTTTACTATTCAAGAGAAACGGGGCCGACTACAGGGGCTTAAACTGGCATACGTTGGCGATGGGAACAATATGGCCCACTCACTCATGGTCGGTTGCAGCAAAATGGGTGTCAACGTTAGCATTGCCTATCCACCGGGCTATGCACCCAATGCAGAAGTAGTCGAGTGGGCTAAGGCTACTGCCCAGGAACACGGTTCCCTGGTGGAATTAACAACCAATCCCTACGAGGGAGTCGCCGGGGCGGACGTAATTTACACCGACGTCTGGACGAGTATGGGACAGGAGGCCGAGGAAGAACGACGACTTAGGGACTTTGGAAAATACCAGGTTAACCAAAAACTAGTACAGAGTGCCAAACCTGACGTAATGGTGATGCATTGTCTACCGGCCAACCGAGGCCAGGAGATTACTGATGAAGTCATGGATGGGCCCAACTCCATCGTCTTTGATCAGGCGGAAAACCGGCTTCATGCACAAAAAGCCATTATGGCGTTACTGATGGGCTAG
- a CDS encoding LacI family transcriptional regulator: protein MPQEKVRSEAWDHKQPEPLGRATIHTVAEVAGVSSATVSRVLNQSPLVASHTRERVYRAIEETGFRSPSRLARALRTNRTGILGLLVENIMNPYYAVLARAVDDVAKEEGFVVIVSNDDGCEKVGVERLYTFGSVNVDGVLVAPGALEGKRRDAAREIKAQGAAVIGLGDCLGESEFDVIGVDLQEAAYKVCNHLLSLGHRHIGFVGPIIKTDRCLGYEQALRDSGLSSHLLTMPYVGTREDLVEALREELPSFIEARGITAIIGHSDFIALKILRVVREMGLRVPEDISIVGFDNIPESTMTVPPLASVAIPHREMAAAAIVTIQKRLANEISSPVVCQIHQAKLCMRGSVGSKNCS from the coding sequence GTGCCCCAGGAAAAAGTGCGTTCCGAGGCGTGGGATCACAAACAGCCTGAACCACTGGGTCGGGCAACAATCCACACAGTTGCTGAAGTGGCTGGCGTTTCTTCAGCTACGGTCTCACGGGTACTAAACCAAAGCCCTCTTGTTGCTTCCCACACCCGTGAACGTGTCTACCGGGCTATAGAAGAAACGGGGTTTCGCTCTCCTAGTCGTTTAGCTCGGGCACTTAGAACCAATAGAACAGGAATTCTAGGGCTTTTGGTGGAGAATATCATGAACCCATACTACGCGGTTCTAGCCCGAGCTGTGGACGATGTCGCCAAAGAGGAGGGTTTCGTTGTCATCGTGAGCAATGATGATGGCTGCGAAAAGGTAGGTGTTGAGCGACTTTACACTTTTGGAAGTGTCAATGTGGACGGTGTCCTAGTTGCCCCGGGTGCCCTTGAGGGTAAACGGCGGGATGCGGCCCGGGAAATCAAAGCACAGGGTGCAGCGGTGATTGGCCTGGGGGATTGTCTTGGCGAAAGTGAGTTCGATGTGATCGGCGTGGATCTACAAGAGGCGGCCTATAAAGTATGCAATCATTTGCTATCCTTAGGACATCGCCACATCGGATTCGTAGGGCCTATCATCAAAACAGACCGCTGCCTTGGCTATGAGCAAGCGCTCCGGGATAGTGGCCTTAGTAGTCATTTGCTTACCATGCCCTACGTAGGTACTAGAGAGGACTTAGTTGAAGCCCTTAGGGAGGAGCTGCCCTCCTTTATTGAAGCGAGAGGAATCACTGCTATTATTGGGCATAGTGACTTTATTGCCCTTAAGATCCTACGGGTGGTACGGGAGATGGGCTTGCGCGTCCCTGAGGATATTTCTATCGTCGGATTTGACAATATACCTGAAAGCACGATGACTGTTCCCCCGTTGGCATCGGTGGCCATACCGCACAGGGAAATGGCTGCCGCAGCGATAGTCACTATCCAAAAACGATTAGCTAACGAAATTTCCTCACCTGTTGTGTGTCAGATCCACCAAGCGAAGCTTTGCATGCGTGGATCAGTAGGTTCGAAGAATTGCTCCTAA
- a CDS encoding DUF4874 domain-containing protein: MSISSATNLTLIAANVGAKGESSAGLNWVADSHTRVLALEDGVIDQSEREATMSTERTVGKMIAETTPDSLRTIEEHLPAVCYADRLKPLPGTKSEELLHNPNRGFRLELNMDIATGNLLESVMDARQYALTQIKYYEDEAPQLAQVYIYLTQYSAKDLDDRALINLQDYFAFFRKQNMQILLRFAYEYQETGPKIGPTTEQMLRHIEQLRDIVAQNNDIIHVIQAGFIGMWGEWHNAKYEHDKRQVLEAIIDMTPPDKVVQVRLASYKDVLRKDDLRRDRVSYHDDYLVGVDHAWSTALPASPLYAMYITDCRNMLVDGEMPWGKDKYFNNGVIDGVGVAKRLMNHYFSTMSIVHNYKESGPFITHNMQEWKKIIVDAAFLDDNEFRYAPAWLKDSDGNPITRSLFEYIRDYLGYYIEAHNAKADVSGNQVEVSLELTNYGFSAPHGMSKLEVVITDEQGSVICAKPVCHMADLQPGKVVSVSTTLTVCELQRGYIVGIRFANQGGVTAKLANDTEYVNGVNVVFVL, from the coding sequence TTGTCGATATCCTCTGCTACGAACCTGACCTTAATTGCCGCCAACGTCGGTGCTAAGGGCGAAAGCTCTGCGGGGCTGAACTGGGTGGCTGATAGCCATACGCGTGTACTTGCACTAGAGGATGGCGTGATAGATCAATCAGAAAGGGAAGCTACTATGAGCACAGAGAGGACAGTCGGGAAGATGATTGCAGAAACAACCCCAGATTCACTGAGGACGATAGAAGAACATTTGCCTGCTGTTTGCTATGCTGATCGGCTAAAGCCATTGCCGGGAACTAAAAGCGAGGAGTTGCTACATAATCCTAATAGGGGGTTTCGACTTGAACTGAATATGGATATTGCGACCGGTAATCTCCTAGAGAGTGTGATGGATGCAAGGCAGTATGCCCTAACGCAGATCAAGTACTACGAAGATGAGGCCCCTCAGCTGGCCCAGGTTTACATATATCTTACCCAATACTCAGCGAAGGATCTAGACGATCGTGCCCTGATAAATCTGCAGGATTACTTCGCGTTCTTTAGAAAGCAGAACATGCAGATTCTGTTAAGATTCGCCTACGAATACCAGGAGACTGGTCCGAAAATTGGGCCGACGACCGAGCAAATGCTCAGACATATTGAGCAGCTAAGGGACATCGTGGCACAGAACAACGACATTATCCATGTCATTCAGGCAGGGTTCATTGGTATGTGGGGGGAATGGCATAACGCAAAGTATGAACATGATAAACGGCAGGTCTTGGAGGCCATCATAGATATGACGCCACCAGATAAGGTGGTTCAGGTTCGACTGGCTAGCTATAAGGACGTACTGAGAAAGGATGACCTAAGAAGAGACCGGGTATCCTATCATGACGATTATCTGGTTGGTGTTGACCATGCGTGGAGCACTGCTCTACCCGCAAGTCCATTGTATGCTATGTATATCACAGACTGCAGGAATATGTTGGTAGATGGGGAAATGCCTTGGGGCAAGGACAAGTATTTCAACAATGGGGTTATCGATGGTGTTGGCGTAGCAAAACGGCTGATGAACCATTACTTCTCTACGATGAGCATTGTTCATAATTACAAGGAAAGTGGTCCGTTCATTACCCACAATATGCAGGAATGGAAGAAGATCATAGTAGATGCGGCCTTCTTAGATGATAACGAATTTCGCTATGCCCCGGCCTGGCTTAAAGACTCCGACGGTAACCCAATAACCCGCTCACTGTTTGAATATATCCGGGATTACCTAGGTTACTACATTGAAGCACACAATGCCAAGGCGGATGTGTCGGGGAATCAGGTGGAGGTATCATTGGAACTCACTAACTATGGTTTCTCCGCCCCCCATGGTATGTCGAAGCTAGAAGTGGTCATCACCGATGAACAGGGAAGTGTTATTTGCGCAAAACCGGTATGCCACATGGCGGATCTTCAACCGGGCAAAGTGGTATCCGTTTCCACAACTCTTACCGTCTGTGAGCTCCAACGTGGTTACATAGTAGGCATACGTTTTGCCAATCAAGGGGGTGTAACAGCAAAGCTAGCTAATGACACAGAGTATGTGAACGGAGTGAATGTTGTTTTTGTCCTGTAA